In one Vulgatibacter incomptus genomic region, the following are encoded:
- the ahcY gene encoding adenosylhomocysteinase: protein MSTGLPLVSDLPYKVRDLSPETVRFGRKEIELAEHEMPGLMAIRKEFAASKPLTGSRIMGSLHMTVQTAVLIETLVELGADVRWVSCNIFSTQDHAAAAVVVGPKGTASKPAGVPVFAWKGETLEEYWWCTLQALRWPDGKGPTLIVDDGGDATLLVHKGLEVSQTGKAPDPASTKVFEEQVIFTLLRDVLAMDRGFWEPIATGIRGVSEETTTGVHRLYEMQRDGTLLFPAINVNDSVTKSKFDNLYGCRHSLIDAIMRATDVMIAGKRALVCGFGDVGKGSVQSLKGQDAKVSITEIDPICALQACMQGLDVVTLEDVVGTFDIFVTTTGNKDIITAEHMRQMKHNAIVCNIGHFDNEIDMAGLERMRERGEVEKIEIKPQVHEWKFKATGRSIIVLAEGRLVNLGCATGHPSFVMSNSFSNQVLAQLDLHANAEKYGKTVQTLPKHLDEKVARLHLDAFGAKLTKLSKEQAKYIGVPVDGPFKSDHYRY from the coding sequence ATGTCCACCGGGCTGCCGCTCGTCTCGGACCTGCCTTACAAGGTGCGCGACCTCTCGCCCGAGACGGTGCGCTTCGGCCGCAAGGAGATCGAGCTCGCCGAGCACGAGATGCCCGGCCTGATGGCGATCCGGAAGGAGTTCGCCGCGTCCAAGCCGCTGACCGGTTCGCGGATCATGGGTTCCCTCCACATGACCGTGCAGACGGCGGTGCTGATCGAGACGCTGGTGGAGCTCGGCGCCGACGTGCGCTGGGTCTCCTGCAACATCTTCTCGACCCAGGACCACGCCGCGGCCGCGGTGGTGGTGGGTCCCAAGGGCACCGCGAGCAAGCCCGCCGGCGTGCCGGTCTTCGCCTGGAAGGGCGAGACCCTCGAGGAGTACTGGTGGTGCACCCTCCAGGCACTCCGCTGGCCGGACGGGAAGGGCCCGACCCTCATCGTCGACGACGGCGGTGACGCGACCCTCCTGGTGCACAAGGGCCTCGAGGTGAGCCAGACCGGCAAGGCGCCGGATCCGGCCTCCACCAAGGTCTTCGAGGAGCAGGTGATCTTCACCCTCCTGCGCGACGTCCTCGCCATGGACCGCGGCTTCTGGGAGCCGATCGCCACCGGGATCCGCGGCGTGTCCGAGGAGACCACCACGGGTGTCCACCGCCTCTACGAGATGCAGAGGGACGGCACGCTCCTCTTCCCGGCGATCAACGTCAACGACTCGGTGACCAAGAGCAAGTTCGACAACCTCTACGGCTGCCGCCACTCCTTGATCGACGCGATCATGCGGGCCACCGACGTGATGATCGCCGGCAAGCGCGCGCTGGTCTGCGGCTTCGGAGACGTGGGCAAGGGCTCGGTGCAGTCGCTCAAGGGTCAGGACGCCAAGGTGTCGATCACCGAGATCGACCCGATCTGCGCGCTCCAGGCCTGCATGCAGGGCCTCGACGTGGTCACCCTCGAGGACGTCGTCGGGACCTTCGACATCTTCGTCACCACGACGGGCAACAAGGACATCATCACCGCCGAGCACATGCGGCAGATGAAGCACAACGCCATCGTCTGCAACATCGGCCACTTCGACAACGAGATCGACATGGCCGGCCTCGAGCGGATGCGCGAGCGCGGCGAGGTCGAGAAGATCGAGATCAAGCCCCAGGTCCACGAGTGGAAGTTCAAGGCCACCGGCCGGAGCATCATCGTGCTGGCGGAGGGGCGGCTCGTGAACCTCGGCTGCGCCACCGGCCACCCGAGCTTCGTGATGTCGAACTCCTTCTCCAACCAGGTGCTCGCGCAGCTCGACCTGCACGCCAACGCCGAAAAGTACGGCAAGACCGTGCAGACGCTCCCCAAGCACCTGGACGAGAAGGTGGCGCGCCTCCACCTCGACGCCTTCGGCGCCAAGCTCACGAAGCTCTCCAAGGAGCAGGCGAAGTACATCGGCGTGCCGGTGGACGGCCCCTTCAAGTCCGACCACTACCGGTACTAG
- a CDS encoding Uma2 family endonuclease yields the protein MTAKKIGKRPATYEQLEALPEHLIGEIVEGELWASPRPGNRHAMVSSALGGELYGPFQIGRNGPGGWWIVDEPELHLGSDVLVPDLAGWRKESLPVPPDAPFFELPPDWVCEVLSPSTARLDRIRKIRLYARAGVRYVWLLDPLERSLQVLRSEHSRFLIVGGFEESERARAEPFEELELDLEALWGPMPPRGEE from the coding sequence ATGACCGCGAAGAAGATCGGAAAACGCCCAGCGACCTACGAGCAGCTCGAGGCGCTCCCCGAGCACCTCATCGGCGAGATCGTGGAGGGCGAGCTTTGGGCATCGCCTCGCCCGGGTAATCGCCACGCCATGGTGAGCTCCGCGCTGGGCGGGGAGCTCTATGGCCCCTTCCAGATCGGTCGGAACGGCCCGGGCGGCTGGTGGATCGTCGACGAGCCGGAGCTGCACCTTGGCTCGGACGTGTTGGTCCCGGACCTCGCCGGATGGAGGAAGGAGAGCCTGCCCGTACCTCCGGACGCGCCCTTCTTCGAGCTTCCGCCCGACTGGGTCTGCGAGGTGCTCTCGCCCTCGACCGCGCGCCTCGACCGGATCCGCAAGATTCGCCTCTATGCCCGGGCCGGCGTCCGGTATGTCTGGCTCCTCGATCCGCTCGAGCGCTCGCTCCAGGTCCTTCGTAGCGAGCACAGTCGGTTTCTGATCGTTGGGGGTTTCGAGGAGAGCGAGCGGGCGCGGGCCGAGCCGTTCGAAGAGCTGGAGCTCGACCTCGAGGCGCTCTGGGGACCGATGCCCCCACGGGGCGAAGAATGA
- a CDS encoding Uma2 family endonuclease: protein MSAKKSGKRPATYEQLEALPEHFVGEIVEGELIASPRPSGRHSFAALQLGYELNGPFHRGRNGPGGWWILLEPELHLGPDVLVPDLAAWRQERLPSVRLPFFEVAPDWVCEVLSPSTARLDRFRKMRLYARAGVGHVWLLDPLERSLEVLRNDHGRFLIVEGHEEAARVRAEPFDEVELDLQALWA, encoded by the coding sequence ATGTCCGCAAAGAAATCCGGGAAGCGCCCGGCGACCTACGAGCAGCTCGAGGCGCTGCCGGAGCATTTCGTCGGCGAGATCGTGGAGGGCGAGCTGATCGCGAGCCCACGGCCCTCGGGCCGGCACTCGTTTGCCGCCTTGCAGCTCGGCTACGAGCTCAATGGCCCTTTCCACCGCGGGCGTAATGGCCCCGGAGGCTGGTGGATCCTCCTCGAGCCGGAGCTCCACTTGGGCCCGGACGTTCTCGTGCCGGACCTGGCGGCCTGGCGGCAGGAGCGGCTTCCCAGCGTCCGCCTCCCTTTCTTCGAGGTGGCGCCCGACTGGGTCTGCGAGGTGCTCTCGCCGTCGACCGCGCGCCTCGACCGGTTCCGCAAGATGCGACTCTATGCCCGGGCCGGTGTCGGGCACGTCTGGCTCCTCGATCCCCTCGAGCGCTCGCTCGAGGTGCTGCGAAACGACCACGGCCGATTCCTGATCGTCGAGGGCCACGAGGAGGCCGCACGGGTGCGGGCGGAGCCGTTCGACGAGGTGGAGCTCGACCTCCAGGCGCTCTGGGCGTAG
- a CDS encoding IS3 family transposase (programmed frameshift) — protein sequence MGRTPYSEGFKAKMVEKLTGPHAMSATALARQSGIAQATLSRWLLDAGRLGVKMDDRDDKSTRQWTSEEKLQVLIETASLSDDELGSYLRQKGLHKAQLDEWRATAVASLGSAAARRSVGPDAKRVRELERELRRKEKALAETAALLVLKKKVQGDLGGRGRRHRREERKMILELLDEAVVSGARFERACEEIGLSARSVQRWRAGAEDDLRCGPLTAPRNKLSEAEQQRILALVTSPKFRDLSPAQIVPLLADEGIYVASEATIYRLLRREKLLKHRQASRPPMRRKRPEHVATGPNQVWVWDITYLRGPIRGMFFRLYTILDLWSRKVVGWAVHDVESEELAKELFVEACRRLDVNPNGMVFHADNGAAMKGSTLQATLQVLGVVPSFSRPRVSNDNAFAEAHFRTMKYRPDFPSRPFASLAVARAWVESFVAWYNATHLHSGIRFVTPAQRHAGQDLAILEKRAGVYAAARERWPERWSGSTRNWSRIQHVRLTPERTAAA from the exons ATGGGTCGGACTCCGTACTCCGAGGGGTTCAAGGCGAAGATGGTGGAGAAGCTTACGGGGCCGCACGCGATGTCGGCGACTGCGCTTGCAAGGCAGTCCGGGATTGCCCAGGCGACGCTCTCCCGTTGGCTGCTGGATGCGGGTAGGCTCGGCGTCAAGATGGACGACCGCGACGACAAGAGCACCCGCCAGTGGACCAGCGAGGAAAAGCTGCAGGTCCTGATCGAGACAGCGAGCTTGAGTGATGACGAGCTCGGCTCGTACCTCCGCCAGAAGGGACTGCACAAAGCCCAGCTCGATGAGTGGCGCGCAACTGCCGTCGCTAGCCTTGGGAGCGCAGCAGCGCGTCGTTCTGTTGGGCCTGATGCGAAGCGGGTTCGCGAGCTCGAGCGCGAGCTCAGGCGTAAGGAGAAGGCGCTCGCGGAGACCGCCGCGCTCCTCGTCCTCAAAAAAAAAGTGCAGG GAGATCTGGGGGGACGAGGACGACGACACAGACGGGAAGAGCGGAAGATGATCCTCGAGCTCCTCGACGAGGCTGTCGTCAGCGGCGCAAGATTCGAGAGAGCCTGCGAGGAGATTGGCTTGAGCGCTCGGTCGGTGCAGCGATGGCGCGCAGGAGCCGAGGACGATCTCCGATGTGGGCCGCTGACGGCGCCGCGAAACAAGCTCAGCGAGGCCGAGCAGCAGAGGATTCTCGCGCTCGTAACCTCGCCCAAGTTCCGGGATTTGTCGCCCGCGCAGATCGTTCCGCTCCTTGCGGATGAAGGCATCTACGTCGCTTCCGAGGCGACGATCTACCGCTTGCTCCGCAGGGAAAAGCTTCTGAAGCACCGGCAGGCGTCGCGGCCTCCGATGCGTCGCAAGCGGCCTGAGCATGTCGCCACCGGGCCGAACCAGGTCTGGGTTTGGGACATCACGTATCTGCGGGGACCGATTCGCGGCATGTTCTTTCGCCTCTACACGATCCTCGATCTCTGGAGTCGGAAGGTAGTTGGCTGGGCCGTGCACGACGTCGAGTCCGAGGAGCTTGCGAAGGAGCTCTTCGTCGAGGCCTGCCGGCGTTTGGACGTCAATCCGAACGGCATGGTGTTCCACGCCGACAACGGCGCGGCGATGAAAGGCTCGACCTTGCAGGCCACGCTTCAGGTGCTCGGCGTCGTCCCGTCGTTCAGCCGCCCCCGGGTGAGCAACGACAACGCGTTCGCGGAGGCGCACTTCCGCACGATGAAGTATCGGCCTGACTTCCCGTCGAGGCCGTTCGCCTCGCTCGCCGTGGCACGTGCCTGGGTCGAGAGTTTCGTCGCTTGGTACAACGCGACGCACCTCCACAGTGGAATCCGGTTTGTGACTCCCGCGCAGCGCCATGCCGGACAGGACCTCGCGATTCTCGAGAAGCGTGCTGGCGTCTATGCGGCTGCGCGCGAGCGATGGCCCGAACGCTGGAGCGGTTCTACGAGAAACTGGTCTCGCATTCAGCACGTAAGGCTCACGCCAGAGAGGACCGCGGCCGCATGA
- a CDS encoding trypsin-like serine protease — MECRHMNRCASTAIAGIATIFAIIAGACGASTTPATDSIGTVGNALTGPGVETYDGSTAQQLETIDGIAGTVVEIGYDQYVSGMFAVSMRCTGVLVARDRVLTSALCISDPKGPSIFPPSAIVVALPKDGDPTPDLLFVSDVWIAPGSGGAAASSQDLAVIKLQEAVDPTRIEQVAPVFLGDIESALADGTLVADGAFVAGFGPDCLRCDGHTVWGHRRMGALGSPVRLEGSSGHPWLKSRVPANPGVDSGAIFAESPDPGIDGLDRGGPLFLRDSRSGRYVVVGTYVGRVLDLDGTGESFGFTYLGRAGDVPSFDHAEAIRPFLGDFTDGEPCPSESDQRHLGTVNSNLDAEEALGRTSTRMKYLADRCDPVPLVVFGESVPRTRGTSDPLSFTARSWIGNGALVPDRMGGLKWSTQRMC, encoded by the coding sequence ATGGAGTGTCGACATATGAATCGTTGCGCTAGCACGGCGATAGCTGGGATCGCGACGATCTTTGCGATCATTGCCGGCGCGTGTGGGGCAAGTACTACGCCAGCGACAGACTCAATCGGAACGGTCGGCAACGCGCTCACCGGCCCGGGTGTGGAAACATACGATGGTTCGACGGCGCAACAGCTGGAAACGATCGATGGGATCGCTGGTACCGTTGTCGAGATTGGGTACGACCAGTACGTCAGTGGTATGTTCGCCGTGTCTATGCGCTGTACGGGCGTCCTCGTCGCCCGAGATCGGGTGCTTACATCGGCACTTTGCATCTCGGATCCAAAAGGCCCCTCCATCTTCCCACCTTCGGCGATTGTGGTCGCTTTGCCGAAGGACGGCGACCCGACGCCGGATCTTCTGTTTGTGTCCGACGTTTGGATCGCCCCTGGGAGCGGAGGGGCCGCCGCCTCGTCGCAAGACCTTGCGGTTATCAAGCTACAGGAAGCTGTCGATCCTACACGAATCGAGCAGGTTGCGCCTGTGTTTCTCGGTGATATCGAGTCCGCTCTTGCGGACGGAACGCTGGTTGCTGACGGCGCGTTTGTTGCGGGTTTCGGCCCTGATTGCCTGCGGTGTGATGGCCACACCGTATGGGGACATCGTCGGATGGGCGCGCTTGGAAGCCCAGTTCGGCTTGAGGGAAGTAGCGGACATCCATGGCTGAAGTCTCGAGTCCCTGCTAACCCTGGCGTAGATTCCGGAGCAATCTTCGCAGAATCGCCGGATCCTGGCATCGACGGATTGGATCGTGGCGGGCCGCTCTTTCTCCGTGACTCACGCTCTGGGCGCTACGTCGTAGTCGGAACCTATGTTGGACGTGTCCTCGATTTGGATGGAACCGGCGAATCCTTTGGGTTCACTTATCTCGGTCGGGCCGGAGACGTTCCTTCCTTCGATCACGCGGAGGCGATTCGTCCCTTCCTCGGCGATTTTACGGACGGCGAGCCCTGTCCGTCGGAATCGGACCAGCGCCATCTCGGCACCGTCAATTCGAACCTGGACGCGGAAGAGGCCCTTGGCCGAACTTCTACAAGGATGAAGTACCTCGCCGATCGCTGCGATCCAGTTCCGTTGGTTGTTTTCGGCGAGTCCGTGCCTCGGACTCGGGGTACATCCGACCCACTCTCTTTCACGGCTCGTTCATGGATTGGAAATGGGGCGCTTGTCCCCGACCGGATGGGCGGTCTCAAGTGGTCGACGCAACGAATGTGCTGA